The following nucleotide sequence is from Roseivirga sp. BDSF3-8.
ACGATACAAATGGTACTGGCACTGAATCCTTTGCGAGAGGCCTATGGCATCAAAAGGGTGGTGGTGAGCACTTACCAGTCAGTAACGGGTACGGGCAAAGCGGCGGTGGACCAATTGAAGCGTGAGCGTGAAGGGGTAGATGGTGAAATGGTGTATCCTCATAAGATTGACATGAATGTCCTCCCTCACATTGATGTATTTATGGATAATGGCTACACAAAGGAAGAAATGAAGATGGTCAATGAAACGAAGAAAATCTTCGGTGACGATGCTATCTCTGTGACGGCTACTGCGGTACGCCTTCCTGTAGTGGGTGGCCACTCTGAAAGCATCAATGTGGAATTCCATAAGGAATTTGACCTGGAAGAGGTACGTAAACTGCTGGCGGCGGCACAGGGCGTCGTGCTGCAGGATGATGTAGCTAATAATGAGTATCCTATGCCTATAAACGCCCATGGAAGGGATGAAGTGTTTGTTGGCAGGCTGAGAAGGGACGAGTCACAGCCGAAAACCCTGAATATGTGGGTAGTAGCGGACAACCTCAGAAAAGGAGCTGCAACGAATGCTGTACAGATAGCAGAGTACCTGAAGGAGCACAATCTGGTGTATTGACAGAGCTAGCGAATAAGGAGGTACAGGACTGGCTGGGTGCGCATGAAAATGAGCAGGTAACTTCTCTTCTTCTAAAGGGGAGCCCCTTCCCCGGAATCGATGCCAGAGTACTTGCCTCGCAGATAGAAGGACGGCAGAAAGCGAAAAAAAAACTACCGCAGTGGTACGAGGGGCGCCGGGGCCTCTTATGGCCGGCGCGGATCAGCCTTGAACAATGTAGCTCTGAGGCAACTGCCTTATATAAAGCCTCTTTGGTAAAGGGGCAGCGAATGGCTGACCTTACCGGGGGGATGGGGGTCGATGTCTTTTATATGGGCCATTCGTTTTCTGAAAGCCACTATGTGGAGGAGCAGTCAGCCCTCTTTGATATAACCCGACATAACCTTACTGCGCTAGGGGCTACGACCGCATGCCACCGCGGCGATGGCATGGCGTGGCTGAAGGATCAGGCTACCCCCTTTGATTTGCTCTACCTTGACCCTGCCCGCCGTGATGAGCATAAACAAAAAGTAATTCGCCTACAGGATTATAGCCCCGATATTACGGCTTACCTTCCCATGCTACGTGAAAAATCTGATGCACTTCTTATCAAGGTTTCTCCTATGGCTGACCTGAGTGAATTACAGCGCCAGATAGACCTGCCGATAATTTTTCACGTGGTGGCTGTAGATAATGAATGCAAGGAGATCCTGCTTTTAATAGGAAATAGCTCTGCGACCGGAGGTGTAGTGACTGTGAATATAGCCGGTGGGGCTGAGCAGATAGAAACTTTCGCCCTTGCGGAAGAGGCGAATACCACATTTTCTTTGGGGCTACCAGAATCTTACTTGTATGAGCCTAATGCAGCGATAATGAAGGCTGGCGTGTTCAGGGCGACTGCAAACCGGTATGGCCTTCAAAAGCTGCATGAAAACAGCCACCTTTATACTTCAGGGAAGCTTATAGCGGATTTCCCAGGCAGGACGTTTAAGATCAATGAGGTTGTAAGCCCTACTTATAAGGCTCTGAAGGGTGTGCTTCCCGATCTGAGGGGCAACTTGTCGACACGTAATTTCCCCATGCGGGTAGAGGCGTTAAAAAAGAAGCTCCGGTTAAATGACGGCCCGGATGTTTTCCTGTTTGCCACAACTCTTGTTAATGGGCAAAAAGCGCTCCTGATTACAGAGAAAGCGTAAACCGTAGCACATAGGCAATGGCGGTAAGAAGTATGGCGGCTCCTCCATAAATCTGCAAGACCCGTATGCGGTTTTGGTAATCCAAAAACCACAATACCCACCATGGCCTGACGAGGCCGGCAAAAAGCATGAATAAGGCCAGGAATAATAAAATGTATATGATGGTGATAAGGAGGTTCATAGACACTACTAAAAAAGAAAAACCGGACATGATGCCCGGTTTTGTCTGTGAATCTATTTGTATCCGGATTTTATAATGTCCGTTTTACTTCTCTTTCTTCGAAGGCTTCTATTACGTCTCCTTCTTTAATGTCGTTGAAGTTTCTAATGCTCATACCACATTCGTAGCCCTGGCGTACTTCATTGACATCATCTTTGAAGCGTTTAAGTGCGCCAAGCTCTCCGGCGTAAACGACTATACCATCGCGAATAAGTCGAATTCTGTGGTTACGCTTGATATGACCATCTGTGACATAGCAACCTGCAACAGTACCAACTCTTGAGATTTTAAAGATATCACGTACTTCGGCGTTACCCACGATAACTTCTTCAACAGTAGGGGCAAGCATACCTTCCATGGCATCTTTAACCTCGTTGATGGCATCGTATATAATGCTGTACAATCTGATCTCAATCTCTTCCTGTTCAGCCAGCTTTCTGGCACCGGCAGAAGGCCTCACCTGGAAACCAACTACGATGGCATCGGAAGCGGAGGCAAGCAGAATATCACTTTCTGATATCTGTCCTACAGCCTTATGGATGATGTTGACCTGGACCTCGTCTGTACTCAGCTTAAGAAGTGAGTCGGAAAGGGCCTCAATAGAGCCATCCACATCACCTTTCACAATTACATTAAGCTCTTTGAAGGTACCGATAGCAAGGCGGCGACCAATCTCGTCAAGCGTAATATGTTTTTTGGTACGGATAGACTGCTCACGGTTAATCTGCTCACGCTTATTAGCAATGTCACGGGCCTCACGGTCGGTTTCCATCACCTGCAGCTTATCACCAGCCTGTGGTGCACCATCGAGTCCCAGTACAAGCACAGGGGTTGAGGGACCGGCTTTTTCCAGTTTTTTACCTCTATGGTCAAACATGGCTTTTACCTTACCGTAGTGTTGTCCAGCGAGCATTACATCTCCGATATTGAGGGTACCTGACTGCACAAGGATGGTGGTTACATACCCACGGCCTTTGTCAAGAGAGGCTTCAATAACCGTACCTGTGGCACCCCGGTTGGGGTTGGCTGTCAGTTCGAGAAGCTCTGCTTCAAGCAGTACTTTCTCAAGGAGGTCGTCAATACCCTGACCGGTTTTAGCAGAAATTTCCTGGCACTGGTACTTACCGCCCCAGTCTTCTACCAATATATTCATGTTAGCCAATTCCTCACGAATCTTGTCCGCATTGGCAGTAGGCTTATCCACTTTATTGATAGCGATCACGATAGGTACGTTAGCTACCTGTGCGTGATTAATGGCTTCCTTGGTCTGAGGCATGACGTTATCATCAGCCGCTACAACGATGATGGCAACGTCCGTCACTTTAGCCCCTCTGGCACGCATGGCGGTAAATGCCTCGTGACCCGGTGTATCCAGGAATGCGATACGCTTTCCGCTATCGGTAGTCACATCATAAGCTCCGATGTGCTGGGTGATACCACCCGCCTCACCGGCTGTAACGCGTGTATTACGGATAAAGTCAAGTAGTGAGGTTTTACCGTGGTCAACGTGTCCCATTATGGTAACGATGGGTGAGCGTTCCTCAAGTGTATCAGGATCGTCTACTATCTCCTCTACGGTCTCTTCATCTTCTGATGAAGTGAACTCTACATCGTATCCGAACTCATCGGCTATTACAGTGATGGTTTCGGCGTCAAGTCTTTGGTTAATGGAAACGAACAGACCGAGTGAAAGGCAGGTAGAGATCACCTCATTAACGGACACGTTCATAAGGGAGGCGAGGTCATTAGCAGAGATAAACTCTGTTACCTTGAGCTTTTGAGCTTCCTGCTCTTCTCTTTCGCGCTGCTGCTCGCGCGCCTCTTCGGCTGCTGAGCGCTTGTCACGGCGGTATTTACTACGGCTTACATTACGGCCGCCTTTCTTACCTCCGCCGCCGCTAAGTTTGGCGAGGGTCTCTTTAATCTGCTCCTGAATTTCCTTATCGCTGAGCTCTTCCTTCTCGGGTTTGCCTTTTCTGGCACCTCCTCGGCCTTTGGCCCCACGATCATTCTTCTGTTGTCCGGGACGGCTACCTCCGCCACCGCCGCCTCCTTTGCCATCAACTGGCTTGGAGATGCGCTTGCGGCGTTTCTTGCCTTTTTTATCGCGGTCATCGGAAGAAGCAACCGGCTTGGCCTTTTTCTTAGACTTGCTTTCGGGCAGCTCAATCTTACCTAACACGGTAAGGCCTTTGAGCTGATTAGCTTTAGCAGAGATTACTTTCTCATCTTTGGGAGCGGAGTCAGCTTCTTGCTTTTTGCCTTCACTGGCAGCAGGTTTCTCGGCGGGCTTCTGCTTTGCAGATGCCGCAGCTTCTGTTTTTTCTTTCACTTCAGGCTTTTTCTCGGCCTCAGGCTGCTTTTGCGCAGCCGGCTTTTCTTGTTGCTTGGGAGCATCTACCTTTTTCTCTTTATTCTCTGAAGGTTTCTCCTCAGGCTTTTTAGGTACTTCAGGCTGCTGAGGAGGTTTGACAGGACCTTCGGTCTCTTTTTTCTCCTCTTTTTTAGGCTCAGGCTTGGCCTCTTCTTTGGTCTCTTTAGCAGCAGGCTGCTGTGGTTTTTCAGCAGGCTTTTCGGCCTTAGCCTCAGGCTGTGGAGCAGGCTTTTCGGGAGCCTTCTCTTCTTTCTTTTCCTCTTTTTTCTCCTGCG
It contains:
- a CDS encoding SAM-dependent methyltransferase; its protein translation is MTELANKEVQDWLGAHENEQVTSLLLKGSPFPGIDARVLASQIEGRQKAKKKLPQWYEGRRGLLWPARISLEQCSSEATALYKASLVKGQRMADLTGGMGVDVFYMGHSFSESHYVEEQSALFDITRHNLTALGATTACHRGDGMAWLKDQATPFDLLYLDPARRDEHKQKVIRLQDYSPDITAYLPMLREKSDALLIKVSPMADLSELQRQIDLPIIFHVVAVDNECKEILLLIGNSSATGGVVTVNIAGGAEQIETFALAEEANTTFSLGLPESYLYEPNAAIMKAGVFRATANRYGLQKLHENSHLYTSGKLIADFPGRTFKINEVVSPTYKALKGVLPDLRGNLSTRNFPMRVEALKKKLRLNDGPDVFLFATTLVNGQKALLITEKA
- the infB gene encoding translation initiation factor IF-2, whose protein sequence is MAEEKMMRLSQVARKLNIGKNTIVEHLATKGFEVEDNPNSKISMEQYNMLAKEFASSAMEKEEASGLTIGKKHAGNVVIDTESDPAQQGKKDEEEEIFIKGINVDKGKAEEEAPKASDHKKEPAKEEKSSEEKDDNKVGSSARLQGIKVVGKIDLDQKGKAKATPQEKKEEKKEEKAPEKPAPQPEAKAEKPAEKPQQPAAKETKEEAKPEPKKEEKKETEGPVKPPQQPEVPKKPEEKPSENKEKKVDAPKQQEKPAAQKQPEAEKKPEVKEKTEAAASAKQKPAEKPAASEGKKQEADSAPKDEKVISAKANQLKGLTVLGKIELPESKSKKKAKPVASSDDRDKKGKKRRKRISKPVDGKGGGGGGGSRPGQQKNDRGAKGRGGARKGKPEKEELSDKEIQEQIKETLAKLSGGGGKKGGRNVSRSKYRRDKRSAAEEAREQQREREEQEAQKLKVTEFISANDLASLMNVSVNEVISTCLSLGLFVSINQRLDAETITVIADEFGYDVEFTSSEDEETVEEIVDDPDTLEERSPIVTIMGHVDHGKTSLLDFIRNTRVTAGEAGGITQHIGAYDVTTDSGKRIAFLDTPGHEAFTAMRARGAKVTDVAIIVVAADDNVMPQTKEAINHAQVANVPIVIAINKVDKPTANADKIREELANMNILVEDWGGKYQCQEISAKTGQGIDDLLEKVLLEAELLELTANPNRGATGTVIEASLDKGRGYVTTILVQSGTLNIGDVMLAGQHYGKVKAMFDHRGKKLEKAGPSTPVLVLGLDGAPQAGDKLQVMETDREARDIANKREQINREQSIRTKKHITLDEIGRRLAIGTFKELNVIVKGDVDGSIEALSDSLLKLSTDEVQVNIIHKAVGQISESDILLASASDAIVVGFQVRPSAGARKLAEQEEIEIRLYSIIYDAINEVKDAMEGMLAPTVEEVIVGNAEVRDIFKISRVGTVAGCYVTDGHIKRNHRIRLIRDGIVVYAGELGALKRFKDDVNEVRQGYECGMSIRNFNDIKEGDVIEAFEEREVKRTL
- a CDS encoding aspartate-semialdehyde dehydrogenase — protein: MKIAIVGATGLVGSEILKVIEERNLEFDTLIPVASARSVGKEISFKGNTYVIRSMEEAVALKPDVAIFSAGGSTSLEWAPKFEEAGTIVIDNSSAWRMSPRHKLIVPEINATTLRIDDRIIANPNCSTIQMVLALNPLREAYGIKRVVVSTYQSVTGTGKAAVDQLKREREGVDGEMVYPHKIDMNVLPHIDVFMDNGYTKEEMKMVNETKKIFGDDAISVTATAVRLPVVGGHSESINVEFHKEFDLEEVRKLLAAAQGVVLQDDVANNEYPMPINAHGRDEVFVGRLRRDESQPKTLNMWVVADNLRKGAATNAVQIAEYLKEHNLVY